One Tachysurus fulvidraco isolate hzauxx_2018 chromosome 2, HZAU_PFXX_2.0, whole genome shotgun sequence DNA segment encodes these proteins:
- the LOC113652633 gene encoding hydroxylysine kinase-like: MSIKKASKPNLRDSQVTELTARLFGLTVSSIHPLPSYDDQNFHVVCVDAGDFVLKVMNSTDSENMKLLEVQTHSMNFLQQNGLPAQKALCTVTGKMMSLEELDCGYGLQKYLVRLLTYLPGTPMAKITNTPQLLYETGKMGAMLDMILLSMEHENLGALQRENFIWSLSCFPLINDYLHVMDGDPMQLIIRGVTDQYRNQVVPKLPSFRKCINHGDLNDHNILVKQDGPSCYRISGILDFGDMSSGYFVFELAITIMYMMIESRNPLEVGGPVIAGFESIFPLNSDERDALYTLVLSRFSQSLVYARSAVLQQPENEDYLMITAKNGHRLLQLLWEKGKEEVQKVWFKGAANISN, from the exons ATGTCAATAAAGAAAGCATCCAAACCGAACCTGAGAGACTCCCAGGTGACAGAATTAACTGCACGTCTTTTTGGGCTAACTGTATCTTCCATACATCCTCTGCCCAGTTACGATGATCAGAACTtccatgtggtgtgtgtggatgctGGTGACTTTGTGTTGAAGGTCATGAACTCTACAGATAGTGAGAACATGAAACTACTTGAGGTGCAGACACACAGCATGAACTTCTTGCAGCAGAATGGACTTCCTGCACAGAAGGCTCTGTGCACTGTTACAGGGAAAATGATGAGTCTGGAAGAGTTAG ATTGTGGATATGGCCTTCAGAAATATCTGGTGCGTTTGCTGACATACCTGCCTGGAACTCCAATGGCCAAAATCACCAATACGCCACAGCTACTGTATGAAACGGGAAAAATGGGTGCCATGCTGGACATGATTTTACTGTCG atggAGCATGAGAACCTCGGTGCTCTTCAGAGGGAGAACTTCATCTGGAGTTTGTCCTGTTTTCCTCTGATAAATGATTATCTCCATGTGATGGATGGAGATCCAATGCAGCTAATCATTAGAGGAGTTACTGATCAGTACCGAAACCAAGTGGTACCGAAACTCCCCTCCTTCCGCAAGT GTATAAATCATGGAGATTTGAATGATCACAACATCCTTGTGAAGCAGGACGGTCCATCGTGCTACAGGATCAGCGGCATTCTGGACTTTGGTGATATGAGCAGCGGCTATTTTGTTTTTGAGCTGGCGATCACAATAATGTACATGATGATCGAGAGCCGGAATCCGCTGGAGGTTGGGGGTCCAGTCATCGCTGGGTTTGAGAGCATTTTTCCTCTGAACTCTGATGAAAGAGATGCTTTGTATACTCTGGTGCTGAGTCGGTTTTCTCAGTCGCTGGTTTATGCACGTTCTGCGGTTCTCCAGCAACCAGAAAACGAAGACTATCTGATGATCACAGCAAAAAATGGACATAGACTCCTCCAGCTTCTGTGGGAAAAGGGGAAAGAGGAAGTGCAGAAAGTATGGTTTAAAGGTGCTGCTAATATCTCAAACTAA